In a single window of the Desulfofundulus luciae genome:
- a CDS encoding pyridoxamine 5'-phosphate oxidase family protein has product MPKITEEMRNMVEKEQCFIVTADKTGQPSAAPKGSMLVLDEQTLAYGELVGKQTYRNLLENPKVAVVVTDRQALKGYRFMGRAELLSEGPLYDRFAEKFAQMGLPKPKAAVKIIVEEIYDLSVRNPGVKIS; this is encoded by the coding sequence ATGCCTAAAATTACTGAAGAAATGAGGAATATGGTTGAAAAGGAGCAGTGTTTTATTGTTACCGCCGATAAGACGGGGCAGCCTTCCGCTGCCCCCAAGGGCTCCATGCTGGTGCTTGATGAGCAAACGCTGGCCTACGGGGAACTGGTAGGCAAACAGACCTACCGCAACCTGCTGGAAAACCCTAAGGTGGCTGTGGTGGTTACCGACCGCCAGGCGCTGAAAGGTTACCGGTTCATGGGCCGGGCTGAGCTGCTCTCCGAAGGGCCGCTTTATGACCGTTTCGCCGAAAAGTTTGCTCAAATGGGCCTGCCCAAGCCGAAGGCAGCGGTCAAAATTATCGTGGAAGAAATTTACGATTTGTCAGTGCGCAACCCAGGTGTAAAAATCAGTTAA
- a CDS encoding MtaA/CmuA family methyltransferase has product MSMKPRDRVLGLFEGKEVDRMACYSGMGNVTTAGLEQLGYKFAEVHTDPVKMANSAATSYKLFGYECAVVPYDMCVEAEAMGCVMNAYEDVAHLLYPTIKEKLIHSPDEMTKVTIPDNIAERGRFPLVMEAISLLKKDIGDEVAIGSWFLGPFTLAGQLMDLNDLFKLVFKKPNEVNILLDRLADLIITMAARYREAGADYITIREMGAPTDVLSPRSFRQVIKPHLEKIFKNIPSPKILHICGDTNLIIGLMNECGADAISVETKNDLAKSRATIGPEPLLFGHVDGYNVLCNGTPEDVEKAVLASIEGGVDAVWPSCDIWPTAPLENLRAMVDTVKKYGAEKWARKNR; this is encoded by the coding sequence ATGTCCATGAAACCGCGGGATAGGGTTCTGGGTCTTTTTGAAGGAAAAGAAGTGGACCGCATGGCCTGCTACAGTGGTATGGGCAACGTGACCACGGCGGGCCTGGAGCAACTGGGCTACAAGTTTGCCGAAGTGCACACGGACCCGGTAAAAATGGCCAATTCGGCGGCCACTTCCTATAAGCTGTTTGGTTATGAATGTGCCGTAGTTCCCTATGATATGTGCGTGGAAGCGGAGGCCATGGGCTGCGTCATGAACGCCTATGAGGACGTGGCGCACCTTTTGTATCCGACCATCAAGGAGAAACTGATCCACTCCCCCGACGAAATGACCAAGGTAACTATTCCGGACAATATAGCCGAGCGGGGTCGTTTCCCCCTGGTGATGGAGGCCATTTCCCTGCTCAAAAAAGACATCGGCGACGAAGTGGCCATCGGTTCCTGGTTTTTAGGTCCCTTTACCCTGGCCGGCCAGTTAATGGACTTGAACGACCTGTTCAAGCTGGTCTTTAAAAAACCCAATGAAGTGAACATTTTACTGGACAGGCTGGCCGACCTGATCATCACCATGGCCGCCAGATACCGGGAGGCCGGGGCGGACTACATCACCATCCGGGAAATGGGTGCCCCCACCGACGTGCTCAGCCCGCGGAGCTTCCGCCAGGTCATCAAACCGCATCTGGAAAAGATCTTTAAAAACATTCCGTCGCCGAAAATCCTGCACATCTGCGGGGATACCAACCTGATTATCGGCCTCATGAACGAGTGCGGTGCCGACGCCATCAGCGTGGAGACGAAAAACGACCTGGCCAAGAGCCGGGCAACCATTGGTCCTGAACCGCTGCTCTTCGGCCACGTGGACGGATATAACGTCCTCTGCAACGGGACGCCGGAAGACGTGGAGAAAGCGGTCCTGGCCAGTATCGAAGGCGGCGTGGACGCCGTCTGGCCTTCCTGCGACATCTGGCCGACCGCTCCCCTGGAGAACCTGCGAGCTATGGTGGATACGGTTAAGAAATACGGTGCGGAAAAGTGGGCTCGCAAGAACAGGTAA
- a CDS encoding 4Fe-4S double cluster binding domain-containing protein: MAMERALKQSLTAFEIKRYLLELGATLVGFGDVSEGLAGELRHLPVAISLAIRHPSPGRNLIHTTRGPIYSNRYQQIDLKLEQLQKRLVSLLKSHGFKCLAIPPDSHRHDTRFVARLYPLFPHKTAATCAGLGWIGKNGLLVNETYGPRLSWATVLTNAPLEVSATPYVSGRCGKCRRCVEACPAGAIADREWVRDEGLVPHIDVEACRRQLEKNRQQVGEDICGLCILACPRGQASLKEVRVLRWVLR; encoded by the coding sequence ATGGCCATGGAAAGGGCACTGAAACAATCCCTGACGGCATTTGAAATAAAAAGATACCTGCTGGAACTGGGGGCCACCCTGGTGGGTTTTGGCGATGTCAGCGAGGGCCTGGCCGGGGAATTACGGCACCTGCCGGTAGCCATTTCCCTGGCCATCCGGCATCCCTCCCCCGGGCGAAACCTCATCCATACCACCCGGGGACCAATTTATTCTAACCGCTACCAGCAAATCGATTTAAAACTGGAACAATTGCAGAAGCGCCTGGTGTCCTTGCTGAAGAGCCACGGATTTAAATGCCTGGCCATACCCCCCGATTCCCACCGGCATGATACCAGGTTTGTGGCTCGCCTGTACCCCCTCTTTCCCCACAAGACGGCGGCCACCTGCGCCGGCCTGGGCTGGATCGGCAAGAACGGTCTTCTGGTGAACGAAACCTACGGCCCCCGCTTGAGCTGGGCTACGGTGCTGACCAATGCCCCACTGGAGGTTTCTGCCACTCCTTATGTTTCCGGCCGCTGCGGCAAATGCCGCCGCTGTGTGGAAGCCTGCCCTGCGGGAGCCATTGCCGACCGGGAGTGGGTGCGGGATGAAGGGCTGGTGCCCCATATTGATGTGGAGGCCTGCCGCCGCCAGTTGGAAAAAAACCGGCAACAGGTGGGGGAGGATATTTGCGGTCTCTGCATTCTGGCCTGCCCCAGGGGGCAGGCTAGCCTCAAAGAAGTGCGGGTTCTCCGGTGGGTTTTAAGGTAA
- a CDS encoding nitric oxide reductase activation protein NorD, with translation MSEIKDRAKHVWAVDKSTLEDVLDGKMNPVLREAWQQAVAILETAGDEEFYQHWLAGTGELMAASWEVIWEWLHRSPGTLGIVTPVALVPWARCSALVARYAPAEAVGLIRSGRRILAQIPPDIQQSLLEDCAILARINWPAATVFYASLPMLAQWSDKGAVKRWVQAGLALAGQDVEMGRAYFAAHSLWQKASFSDLFVPWVTWGQELARITPVMAQAYFTSTPVLAGALGEQFSTSFLAEWADWARFLAEQDVETAIAFLNSSPGVLGSGMGVALKEWAECGRELLTRDQKVARSFFEMTHRALQQATWPEVRAWVERAVRECGENAEKLAEMMALATRESMALLAGLRQGITLAEEERSLVTYGAALFERPVVIKPSNILPVEITGGDRLFATTDGRRVYLPENVNVFPAREKNQALLRLMLVHEMAHLAEGTYRLTAAELAEAARRTGLPEAQRGEVSCLEEWLDLFPDYALMRTVFELVEDARVDHLTRVRYPGLVREYHEFGRLAPVPFPSGTREAGLASLARLSLGQPAPEDMAIEPGLLLQQKIFANRSATVKDSLEVAAAWYRFLADKPAAGGEARYPQALYRGRLRPDLVAVNAEVEAESSPVKSRQRVESRLRVRPGPPGTATAYRTGKFYGALKSLLQGFFQEEYTAYRNVYYYDEWDVTVTGYKPDWCRVGEVVLQPSTRRFVEQTLRDYYGLISTLKRYFAMLRPDRFRRYRRQEEGEQEDIDAIVEAWAERAVGAPATGFMIRRDKRLRDVTVAFLLDLSGSTNQVLDNGKTILDIEKEAVIIMAEALEVIGDRYALYGFNGEGRQKVNFYIVKEFNEPYGQQVQQKFGGMVSDGLTRLGAAIRHATNKLQSVEAAVKLLLILSDGRPYDVDYCAAKGNSDLRSWLSADYTLYAREDCRMALREARMKCITPFCITVDRKGKEYLEEIFGPGGYVVIDDVTMLPEKLPLIYKKLTV, from the coding sequence ATGTCCGAAATAAAGGATCGGGCAAAACATGTTTGGGCTGTAGATAAAAGCACCCTGGAGGATGTCCTGGACGGTAAAATGAACCCCGTCCTGCGTGAGGCCTGGCAGCAAGCCGTGGCTATTCTGGAGACGGCCGGGGATGAAGAATTTTACCAGCACTGGCTGGCAGGGACGGGGGAGCTCATGGCAGCATCCTGGGAAGTAATCTGGGAATGGTTACACCGCAGCCCTGGCACCCTCGGTATTGTTACTCCAGTTGCGTTGGTTCCATGGGCCCGTTGCAGCGCCCTGGTGGCCCGGTATGCTCCCGCCGAGGCGGTGGGGTTGATCCGCTCCGGACGCCGGATTTTAGCACAGATACCCCCTGACATACAGCAGTCCTTACTGGAGGACTGCGCGATTTTAGCCCGGATTAACTGGCCGGCAGCAACGGTGTTTTATGCCAGTTTACCCATGCTGGCCCAGTGGTCTGATAAAGGCGCCGTGAAGAGATGGGTGCAGGCGGGTCTAGCCCTGGCGGGACAGGATGTGGAAATGGGGCGGGCTTATTTCGCAGCCCATAGCCTTTGGCAAAAGGCTTCTTTCAGCGACCTTTTTGTTCCCTGGGTTACCTGGGGCCAGGAATTGGCCCGGATTACTCCGGTTATGGCGCAGGCTTATTTCACCAGCACTCCGGTGCTGGCTGGTGCCCTGGGCGAACAATTTTCCACATCCTTCCTGGCAGAGTGGGCCGACTGGGCCAGATTCCTGGCCGAACAGGATGTCGAAACGGCAATCGCCTTTCTGAACAGCAGCCCGGGGGTGCTGGGTTCAGGTATGGGGGTAGCTCTTAAGGAATGGGCAGAGTGCGGGCGAGAACTTTTAACCCGTGATCAAAAAGTGGCCCGGTCCTTTTTTGAAATGACCCACCGGGCCTTGCAGCAGGCCACCTGGCCGGAGGTACGGGCCTGGGTTGAACGGGCGGTCCGGGAGTGTGGGGAAAACGCGGAAAAGCTGGCCGAAATGATGGCTTTGGCCACTCGTGAAAGCATGGCCCTGCTGGCCGGTCTACGCCAGGGGATCACATTGGCGGAGGAGGAGCGCAGCCTGGTTACGTACGGGGCAGCCCTCTTTGAGCGGCCGGTAGTTATAAAACCCAGTAACATTCTCCCCGTAGAAATAACCGGAGGAGATCGCCTGTTTGCCACCACCGATGGCCGGCGGGTTTACCTGCCGGAAAACGTGAATGTTTTTCCGGCCCGGGAAAAGAATCAGGCCCTGTTAAGATTAATGCTGGTGCACGAAATGGCTCATCTGGCGGAAGGCACTTACCGGTTAACCGCAGCCGAACTGGCGGAGGCGGCCCGTCGCACTGGTTTACCGGAGGCGCAACGGGGAGAAGTATCCTGTCTGGAAGAGTGGCTGGACCTTTTCCCGGACTATGCCCTGATGCGTACCGTTTTTGAACTGGTGGAAGACGCCCGGGTTGATCATCTTACCCGGGTGAGATATCCGGGACTGGTCCGGGAATACCATGAGTTTGGCAGGCTGGCGCCGGTGCCCTTTCCCTCCGGTACCCGGGAGGCCGGGCTGGCTTCCCTGGCCAGGTTGTCTTTGGGGCAGCCGGCCCCGGAAGATATGGCCATCGAGCCGGGTCTTCTTCTCCAGCAAAAAATATTTGCCAACCGGTCGGCTACCGTGAAGGACAGCCTGGAAGTGGCCGCCGCCTGGTACCGTTTTCTAGCAGATAAGCCTGCTGCCGGAGGGGAAGCCCGTTACCCCCAGGCCCTCTACCGGGGCCGGTTACGGCCGGACCTTGTTGCCGTCAATGCCGAGGTGGAAGCTGAATCCTCGCCGGTAAAGAGCCGGCAGAGGGTTGAAAGCCGCCTTCGGGTTAGGCCGGGTCCGCCGGGTACGGCCACTGCCTACCGGACGGGCAAATTTTACGGTGCCTTAAAAAGCCTTTTGCAGGGCTTTTTCCAGGAAGAATACACAGCCTACCGCAACGTTTACTACTACGATGAGTGGGACGTTACTGTGACCGGATACAAGCCTGACTGGTGCCGGGTGGGTGAAGTTGTTTTGCAGCCCAGCACCCGGCGGTTTGTGGAACAAACGTTAAGGGATTATTACGGCTTGATCAGCACTCTGAAAAGATATTTCGCCATGTTGCGCCCCGACCGCTTCCGGCGCTACCGCCGCCAGGAGGAGGGGGAACAGGAGGATATTGACGCCATTGTTGAGGCCTGGGCCGAGCGAGCCGTGGGGGCGCCGGCTACCGGTTTCATGATCCGCCGGGATAAGCGTTTGCGGGATGTGACAGTGGCCTTTTTATTGGACCTTAGCGGCTCCACGAACCAGGTTTTGGACAACGGAAAGACCATTCTGGATATTGAAAAAGAAGCGGTTATTATCATGGCCGAAGCACTGGAGGTGATTGGTGACCGCTACGCCCTCTACGGGTTTAACGGGGAAGGGAGACAGAAGGTTAATTTTTACATCGTTAAAGAGTTTAACGAGCCATACGGGCAGCAGGTCCAGCAAAAGTTCGGGGGTATGGTCAGTGATGGCCTCACCCGCCTGGGGGCGGCCATCCGGCATGCCACCAACAAGCTGCAATCGGTAGAGGCAGCGGTAAAACTGCTGCTGATCTTGAGCGATGGGCGACCCTACGATGTGGATTACTGCGCTGCTAAAGGCAACAGCGATCTGCGCTCTTGGTTAAGTGCAGACTATACGCTTTATGCACGGGAAGACTGCCGCATGGCTCTTCGGGAAGCACGAATGAAATGCATAACGCCCTTTTGCATTACGGTGGATCGTAAGGGAAAGGAATATCTGGAGGAAATTTTTGGACCTGGCGGGTATGTGGTAATTGACGATGTGACCATGTTGCCGGAAAAATTGCCATTAATTTATAAAAAGTTGACCGTTTAA
- a CDS encoding CobW family GTP-binding protein yields the protein MKIRIVSGFLGSGKTTCICNMLEKREGITSVLVNEFGDIGIDAELIQRGEAVDMVELPSGCICCTLRNDLVQAVEEIKTRVNPERLIIEPSGLAVPSGILEALEPVKEKLGLEIEAIIGIVDADGFLPNLESGLFGDFYTDQLANSDIILINKVDLVSPETLQRVEEEIRKYNQSAIILHTVNCRAEIPALEKHEGIDYLHLHFDHEFDSLAITPEGIYRRDGIEQVLRDAKEEKFGHIYRAKGIFQTGEGYYNFDLVHGQINFKKLKGGSGNKFIFIGKGFDKKAVEESLARART from the coding sequence ATGAAAATTCGAATTGTAAGCGGCTTTTTGGGGTCTGGGAAAACCACCTGTATTTGCAACATGCTGGAGAAGAGGGAAGGTATCACCAGTGTGCTGGTAAATGAGTTCGGCGACATCGGTATTGATGCTGAGCTGATCCAGCGGGGAGAAGCGGTGGATATGGTTGAGCTCCCCAGTGGCTGTATTTGTTGCACCCTGAGAAATGATTTGGTGCAGGCGGTAGAGGAAATAAAAACCAGGGTCAACCCGGAGCGTCTGATTATTGAACCATCAGGCCTAGCGGTACCTTCGGGTATCCTGGAGGCCCTGGAACCCGTAAAGGAAAAATTGGGTTTGGAGATTGAAGCGATTATCGGTATCGTAGATGCCGACGGTTTTTTGCCCAACCTTGAGTCCGGCCTGTTTGGTGATTTCTATACCGACCAGTTGGCCAATTCCGATATTATTCTGATCAACAAGGTGGATTTGGTGTCGCCGGAAACGCTCCAGAGGGTAGAGGAAGAGATTCGTAAGTATAACCAGTCGGCGATCATCCTACATACTGTAAACTGCCGGGCTGAAATCCCGGCACTGGAAAAACATGAAGGAATTGATTATCTACATTTACACTTTGATCATGAATTTGACTCCCTCGCCATTACTCCGGAAGGTATTTACCGGCGGGATGGCATTGAACAGGTCCTGCGGGACGCAAAAGAAGAAAAATTTGGTCATATCTATCGTGCTAAAGGAATTTTTCAAACCGGGGAGGGTTACTACAACTTTGACCTGGTCCACGGCCAGATCAATTTTAAGAAACTAAAGGGTGGGAGTGGCAATAAGTTTATTTTTATCGGCAAAGGTTTTGATAAAAAGGCGGTTGAGGAAAGCCTGGCCCGGGCCAGGACATAA
- a CDS encoding tetrahydromethanopterin S-methyltransferase subunit H family protein: MFKLSRPQRVCRIGRWNIGGQPGENPPLLISSMFHNGDRILESRKERKFDREKAKEYVKRQEELSAQTGIPALVAMVATSVDEMKTYIDFFLSISDQPFGIDVWVEKTRLEVAEYIARLGIQDRVLYNSITPWDKDIPGQVARLKELGIKHVVVQAFNQEDQTPKGRVTGLKKMLDIIGEGTFETILVDTAVMNLPSTSFSCIACRLVKEEFGWPAGVASSNGTYMWKAAREMWGSEGFNAMNAAGQAIAALLWSDLLFSGPIVNIPKIIPAVTTASLMLSTLVYDETGKLPPNQDHPLYKFFADFVKQLQ; encoded by the coding sequence GTGTTTAAACTGAGCCGTCCCCAGCGGGTGTGCCGCATCGGCCGGTGGAACATCGGCGGACAGCCCGGGGAAAACCCGCCCCTGCTGATTTCCTCCATGTTTCATAACGGTGATCGAATTCTGGAGTCCCGCAAAGAAAGGAAGTTCGACCGGGAAAAGGCAAAAGAATATGTTAAACGGCAGGAAGAACTTTCGGCCCAAACGGGCATACCGGCCCTGGTGGCCATGGTGGCCACTTCAGTGGATGAGATGAAGACCTACATTGACTTTTTCCTGAGCATCAGCGACCAGCCCTTCGGGATCGACGTGTGGGTGGAAAAAACCCGGCTGGAAGTGGCCGAATACATTGCCCGGCTGGGCATCCAGGACCGGGTGCTGTACAACAGCATCACCCCCTGGGACAAGGACATCCCCGGCCAGGTGGCCCGCCTGAAGGAACTGGGCATCAAACACGTGGTGGTCCAGGCCTTCAACCAGGAAGATCAGACCCCCAAAGGGCGGGTAACCGGGCTCAAGAAGATGCTGGACATAATTGGCGAGGGCACCTTTGAAACCATCCTGGTGGATACTGCCGTAATGAACCTGCCCTCCACCTCTTTCTCCTGTATTGCCTGCCGGCTGGTCAAGGAAGAATTCGGCTGGCCCGCCGGGGTGGCTTCCTCCAACGGCACCTACATGTGGAAGGCGGCCCGGGAAATGTGGGGCAGTGAAGGTTTCAACGCTATGAATGCCGCCGGGCAGGCCATTGCCGCCCTGCTCTGGAGCGACCTGCTGTTCAGCGGCCCAATTGTCAACATTCCGAAAATTATCCCTGCCGTCACCACCGCCAGTCTGATGCTGTCAACGCTGGTTTACGACGAAACTGGTAAACTGCCGCCGAACCAGGATCACCCCCTGTACAAATTCTTTGCAGACTTTGTGAAGCAACTGCAGTGA
- a CDS encoding (2Fe-2S)-binding protein, with product MQNNICGAGLSARPREPCPRCGTPGLPVKVITVSSLVVDEKLPLIRGDSYHLCTSPECSVVYFNGSGNVFEEKDLKVPVWFKKHAGPVPVCYCRGVTDREILAHIEKGCCSSLADIQRHTGANTGKECLTRNPAGR from the coding sequence ATGCAAAACAATATCTGTGGAGCCGGTTTATCCGCACGCCCGAGAGAACCCTGCCCTCGTTGCGGAACTCCCGGCTTGCCTGTAAAGGTGATCACCGTATCCAGTTTGGTTGTCGATGAAAAACTACCCCTGATAAGAGGAGATTCCTACCATTTATGCACCTCGCCGGAGTGCTCCGTGGTTTATTTCAATGGTAGCGGTAATGTATTTGAGGAAAAAGATTTAAAGGTGCCGGTATGGTTCAAAAAGCATGCTGGACCCGTACCTGTGTGCTACTGCCGCGGAGTGACCGACCGGGAGATCCTGGCCCATATTGAAAAAGGGTGTTGTTCATCTCTCGCCGACATCCAGCGTCATACCGGCGCGAATACGGGTAAAGAATGCCTGACCAGAAACCCTGCCGGCCGTTGA
- a CDS encoding ASKHA domain-containing protein, which translates to MQHQVIFQPSGRRGMVERGITLLEAARELGVDIENLCGGAKVCGKCKVKIEEGFFEKFGIESSMEHLSPLQEEERDCLNEAELADNYRLACCCEVLGDVLVFVPEESRGAKQVVLETGKERKFNLNPAVRKYYVEMPEATLEDHRGDFERLREALHEHHGLPADLEIDYFVLRDLPNVVREGRWKVTATVWNNREIIRVEPGMKDTLVGLAVDIGTTTVAAYLCDLRTGQVLVVDSMMNPQVRYGEDVLSRITYSMMNEDGLEKMHQAIIEGLNTLAQRMTEKVGLLPTDIVDMTLVFNTAMQHIALCIDPKFLGRSPFAPGTKQSRNIKARDLGVNICRAAIIHTLPVESGFVGPDNVAVLIAEEPYREPEKIRLIIDIGTNGEIDLGNEKRLLCTSCATGPALEGAQIKFGMRAAPGAIEKIRINPETLEVSYKVIGQEKWYPEIQKTEAKGICGSGIIDMVAQLFRSGVIDRSGRFNMKINHPRVRRGADGKPEFVVAWAEETAIGKDITFTQADVRAVQLAKAALYVGAKYLMEKLGVDKVDSVTLAGAFGSYIDRESAMVIGMFPDCDLENVQAVGNAAGDGAKLALLDVGKREEAAWIARRVEFVETAIEPDFQTRFAAAMALPHSTDKFPHIQHILDAIPKR; encoded by the coding sequence GTGCAGCACCAGGTAATCTTTCAGCCTTCCGGGCGCCGGGGAATGGTGGAGCGGGGTATCACCCTGCTGGAAGCGGCCAGGGAACTGGGTGTGGACATTGAAAACCTCTGTGGCGGTGCCAAGGTCTGTGGGAAATGCAAGGTTAAAATAGAAGAAGGTTTTTTTGAAAAATTCGGCATCGAGTCCAGCATGGAGCATCTTTCTCCACTCCAGGAGGAAGAAAGGGATTGCCTTAACGAAGCGGAACTGGCGGACAATTACCGCCTGGCCTGCTGCTGCGAAGTGCTGGGCGATGTGCTGGTCTTCGTGCCTGAAGAAAGCCGGGGAGCCAAGCAGGTGGTGCTGGAAACCGGCAAGGAACGGAAATTCAACCTGAACCCCGCCGTGCGCAAATATTATGTGGAAATGCCGGAAGCCACCCTGGAGGACCACCGGGGTGATTTCGAGCGCCTGCGGGAAGCCCTTCACGAGCACCACGGCCTGCCGGCGGACCTGGAAATCGACTACTTTGTGTTGCGGGACCTGCCCAATGTGGTCCGGGAAGGCCGGTGGAAGGTGACGGCGACCGTTTGGAACAACCGGGAAATTATCCGGGTGGAGCCCGGAATGAAGGATACCCTGGTCGGCCTGGCCGTAGATATCGGTACCACCACGGTGGCCGCCTACCTCTGCGATTTACGTACAGGGCAGGTGCTGGTGGTTGACTCCATGATGAACCCCCAGGTGCGCTACGGCGAAGATGTGCTCTCCCGGATTACCTACTCCATGATGAATGAAGATGGTCTGGAGAAAATGCACCAGGCCATTATCGAAGGGCTGAACACCCTGGCCCAGCGCATGACCGAAAAGGTCGGCCTTTTGCCCACCGATATCGTAGATATGACCCTGGTCTTCAACACCGCCATGCAGCATATCGCCCTCTGTATTGATCCCAAATTCCTCGGTCGTTCTCCTTTTGCCCCGGGGACCAAGCAATCAAGGAACATCAAGGCCCGCGATCTGGGCGTTAACATCTGCCGTGCCGCCATTATCCATACCCTTCCCGTGGAATCTGGCTTTGTCGGCCCGGACAACGTGGCCGTGCTCATTGCCGAAGAACCTTACCGGGAACCGGAGAAAATCCGCCTCATCATTGACATCGGTACCAACGGTGAAATCGATCTGGGCAACGAAAAGCGCCTGCTCTGCACTTCCTGCGCCACCGGCCCGGCCCTGGAAGGGGCCCAGATCAAGTTCGGCATGCGTGCCGCACCGGGAGCCATTGAAAAGATACGCATCAATCCCGAAACCCTGGAGGTTTCCTACAAGGTTATCGGACAGGAGAAGTGGTACCCGGAAATTCAAAAAACGGAGGCCAAAGGTATTTGTGGTTCCGGGATTATCGATATGGTGGCGCAGCTTTTCCGTTCCGGCGTCATCGATCGCTCCGGCCGGTTTAACATGAAGATCAATCACCCCCGGGTTCGCCGCGGTGCCGACGGTAAACCGGAGTTTGTGGTGGCCTGGGCCGAGGAAACGGCCATCGGCAAGGATATCACCTTCACCCAGGCCGACGTTAGGGCGGTGCAACTGGCCAAGGCGGCCCTATACGTTGGGGCCAAATATCTGATGGAGAAGCTGGGCGTGGATAAGGTGGACAGCGTAACCCTGGCCGGTGCCTTTGGCAGTTACATTGACCGGGAAAGCGCCATGGTCATCGGCATGTTCCCGGACTGCGATCTGGAAAACGTGCAGGCTGTGGGTAACGCCGCCGGGGATGGTGCCAAGCTGGCCCTGCTGGACGTCGGCAAACGGGAAGAGGCGGCCTGGATTGCCCGGCGGGTGGAATTTGTGGAGACGGCCATTGAACCGGACTTCCAGACCCGTTTTGCCGCCGCCATGGCGTTACCGCACTCAACGGATAAGTTCCCCCACATCCAGCACATTCTGGATGCCATTCCCAAACGCTAA
- a CDS encoding CbbQ/NirQ/NorQ/GpvN family protein, producing MGAVVEWKIGDVWTQKEPFYLPVGEEIQLFEAAAAGRLPVMLKGPTGCGKTRFLEYMAYRLRRPLVTVACHEDLTTADLVGRYLLKGEETVWVDGPLTTAVKRGAICYLDEVVEARKDTIVVIHPLTDDRRFLPLEKKGEVIKAPDTFMLVISYNPGYQTILKDLKQSTKQRFVALEFDFPPADYETEIVRREAEINSDVAAKLVKVAGKMRTLKNRGLEEGVSTRLVIYAATLVKHGIEMLEAIKTAMIKPITDDQVIQKSLEEIAATLLAEG from the coding sequence ATGGGCGCCGTTGTAGAATGGAAAATCGGGGACGTTTGGACTCAAAAGGAACCCTTTTATCTCCCGGTGGGAGAGGAAATACAGTTATTTGAAGCCGCGGCGGCGGGGCGGCTGCCGGTGATGCTCAAGGGACCCACGGGATGTGGGAAGACCAGGTTTCTGGAATATATGGCCTACCGGTTACGCCGTCCCCTGGTTACCGTGGCATGTCACGAAGATTTAACCACTGCCGACCTGGTGGGGCGATATCTTTTAAAGGGTGAAGAAACAGTTTGGGTCGACGGACCGCTTACCACGGCTGTAAAACGCGGTGCCATCTGTTACCTGGACGAGGTGGTGGAAGCCCGCAAGGATACCATCGTGGTCATTCACCCCCTCACTGACGACCGGCGCTTTCTTCCACTGGAAAAAAAGGGGGAAGTAATTAAGGCGCCGGACACCTTTATGCTTGTAATTTCATATAATCCGGGTTATCAGACAATTTTAAAGGACCTCAAACAGAGCACCAAGCAAAGGTTTGTGGCGCTGGAATTTGATTTTCCACCGGCCGATTACGAGACAGAAATCGTTCGCAGGGAGGCGGAAATAAACTCCGATGTGGCCGCCAAGCTGGTTAAAGTGGCGGGGAAGATGCGCACACTTAAAAACCGGGGTCTGGAAGAAGGAGTAAGCACCCGCCTGGTGATTTATGCCGCCACCCTGGTTAAACATGGTATTGAGATGCTAGAAGCGATAAAAACAGCCATGATTAAACCTATTACCGACGATCAGGTAATTCAAAAGAGTCTGGAGGAGATTGCCGCCACCCTGCTGGCGGAGGGCTAG